A genome region from Neisseria meningitidis includes the following:
- a CDS encoding sulfurtransferase TusA family protein, whose translation MNSETLDVTGLKCPLPILRAKKALAQMQQGDVLTVLATDGGAPGDFEAFCRQTGHVLLDASEQDGVFTLVVQHK comes from the coding sequence ATGAACAGCGAAACTTTAGACGTAACCGGATTGAAATGTCCCCTGCCGATTTTGCGGGCGAAAAAGGCTTTGGCGCAAATGCAGCAGGGCGACGTGTTGACCGTTCTGGCAACCGACGGCGGCGCACCGGGGGATTTTGAGGCTTTTTGCCGCCAAACCGGTCATGTGCTGTTGGATGCTTCCGAACAGGACGGCGTGTTCACGCTGGTCGTCCAACACAAATAA
- a CDS encoding NMCC_0638 family (lipo)protein, translating to MPSEMRMSRLMLLLSAFVLAACNAQNRQSGVRHQDFARVAVDLFRSACVLTQGSFESVSKFAAVGHFVPVGKEDLSHLPPTVAEPDVQALWTLERDGGIYYLSLTRDSCSVKAERADSAALLEHFDGLVRQPPKNANIELRAEQSVQASFEIRQVSYAWREAGSSEETVLTAQTADSPDLPVQAVLNLTHRSHNGKPLILP from the coding sequence ATGCCGTCTGAAATGCGGATGTCCCGATTGATGTTATTGCTGTCGGCATTTGTGCTTGCTGCGTGTAATGCCCAAAACCGGCAATCCGGTGTACGGCATCAGGATTTCGCGCGTGTAGCCGTCGATTTGTTTCGGAGTGCCTGCGTCCTGACTCAAGGCAGTTTTGAATCGGTTTCCAAGTTTGCCGCTGTCGGACATTTTGTCCCTGTCGGAAAGGAAGACCTGTCCCATCTGCCGCCCACTGTTGCAGAACCCGATGTACAGGCGTTGTGGACGCTTGAACGCGATGGCGGCATTTATTATTTGAGCCTGACGCGCGACAGTTGCAGTGTGAAAGCCGAGCGGGCAGACAGTGCCGCGCTGTTGGAACATTTTGACGGACTTGTCCGACAGCCGCCGAAAAATGCCAATATAGAATTGAGGGCGGAACAGTCGGTGCAGGCATCATTTGAAATCCGCCAAGTCAGCTATGCCTGGCGGGAAGCGGGCAGCTCCGAAGAAACCGTATTGACCGCACAAACCGCCGATTCCCCGGATTTACCCGTACAGGCAGTTTTGAACCTGACGCACCGTTCCCACAACGGGAAACCCCTAATTCTCCCCTAA